One Trichocoleus desertorum ATA4-8-CV12 genomic window carries:
- the arfB gene encoding aminoacyl-tRNA hydrolase, with protein sequence MLSISKTVTIPEHEIEMSAVRSQGAGGQNVNKVATAIHLRFDVLASSLSDRHKERLLQLNDQRITKEGVIIIKAQEHRSQEQNREEALQRLQALIRGAIAVPKPRKPSKPTRSSQRKRLDSKTKRSQIKTLRGKVTDE encoded by the coding sequence ATGCTGTCAATTTCCAAAACTGTAACTATCCCAGAGCATGAGATTGAAATGAGTGCCGTTCGCTCCCAGGGGGCAGGCGGACAGAATGTCAATAAGGTGGCGACTGCGATTCACCTGCGCTTCGACGTCCTAGCTTCCTCGCTAAGCGATCGCCATAAAGAGCGACTGTTGCAGTTGAATGATCAGCGAATTACCAAGGAAGGGGTAATCATCATTAAAGCTCAGGAACATCGCAGTCAAGAGCAAAATCGAGAAGAAGCTCTACAACGGCTGCAAGCTCTGATTAGAGGCGCGATCGCAGTTCCTAAACCCCGCAAACCGAGTAAACCAACGCGCAGCTCTCAGAGAAAGCGGCTTGATAGCAAAACCAAACGCTCTCAGATTAAAACCCTGAGAGGTAAAGTCACTGATGAATAA
- a CDS encoding glutathione S-transferase family protein has translation MPITPLSWPELENLTDFQIDTVNGPTNAQARLRLFGQSESEVRVTLYRDNHAWCPYCQKVWLWLEEKQIPYRIEKVTMFCYGEKESWYKRKVPSGMLPAIELDGRMITESDDILIALEQVFGPLGFSMKDPTVIPLRRLERMLFSAWCTWLCYPTGSARQEQNNRDQFKAVVARVEDALSSTPSHYFLDGFSTADVVFTPYVERMNASLYYYKGYSLREENPHLANWFAAMESRATYRGTQSDFHTHAHDLPPQMGGCWENGEPQMLQNRAQVDHGPWFGLPDVAYSEPGNSRTEALQRVIKHRANIIRVNPADDRLFDEALRCALTYMMTGEVYLPPPGSDVALRYLRDRINVPRDMSIYAAKRLREALEATAALAGDGQGPTIPVRHRRDQDPANFART, from the coding sequence ATGCCCATCACTCCCCTCAGTTGGCCTGAACTAGAGAACCTCACAGACTTTCAAATCGATACCGTTAATGGGCCTACCAATGCTCAAGCCCGTTTGCGCTTGTTTGGTCAAAGCGAGTCTGAGGTGCGGGTGACCCTATACCGCGATAACCACGCTTGGTGCCCTTATTGCCAAAAAGTTTGGCTGTGGCTGGAGGAAAAACAGATCCCCTACCGCATCGAAAAAGTCACCATGTTCTGTTACGGGGAGAAGGAGAGTTGGTACAAACGCAAAGTACCATCGGGAATGCTACCTGCGATTGAGCTAGACGGACGCATGATCACGGAAAGTGATGACATTTTGATCGCCTTGGAACAGGTCTTTGGCCCCTTGGGATTTAGCATGAAAGACCCAACGGTAATCCCACTACGACGGCTAGAGCGGATGCTCTTTAGCGCTTGGTGCACCTGGCTTTGCTACCCCACAGGGTCGGCTCGCCAAGAGCAGAATAACCGGGATCAATTCAAAGCAGTTGTAGCCAGGGTCGAGGATGCTTTAAGCAGCACGCCAAGCCACTACTTCCTGGATGGGTTCAGTACTGCTGACGTTGTCTTTACGCCCTATGTGGAGCGGATGAATGCCAGCCTTTACTACTACAAAGGCTACTCGCTGCGGGAGGAAAATCCTCACTTGGCAAACTGGTTTGCGGCGATGGAAAGCCGAGCCACTTATCGCGGCACCCAGAGCGACTTTCATACCCATGCCCATGATTTACCGCCTCAAATGGGGGGTTGTTGGGAAAATGGTGAGCCGCAAATGCTCCAGAACCGGGCGCAGGTGGATCACGGCCCTTGGTTTGGGCTACCTGATGTAGCTTATTCAGAACCCGGAAACTCCCGTACAGAAGCGCTGCAACGTGTGATCAAGCATCGGGCCAATATTATTCGAGTCAACCCTGCCGATGACAGATTATTTGATGAAGCCCTGCGTTGCGCTCTGACCTACATGATGACTGGCGAGGTCTACCTGCCACCACCGGGGTCTGATGTTGCCTTGCGATATCTACGCGACAGAATTAACGTGCCCCGTGACATGTCCATCTATGCAGCCAAGCGGCTGAGGGAGGCATTGGAGGCAACTGCGGCCTTAGCGGGCGATGGTCAGGGGCCTACCATTCCTGTTAGACATCGACGAGATCAAGACCCAGCTAACTTTGCTAGAACTTAG
- a CDS encoding NAD(P)-dependent alcohol dehydrogenase — MQAVIFNQYGGPEVLELVNLPQPTIAANQVLVRVKAVGLNPKDAALRAGMLKFLTGKQFPQRTGFDFSGVIVAIGDQVNNHQVGEEVFGYIEDLVGGAAAEFLAVKQDWIATKPAGITHAEAAAMPCTYLTALQALRDKAKLQRGQKILIYGASGGVGTAAIQIAKHLGAVVTAVSSSKNQAYCAALAADKTLAYDQGDVFEETQEKFDVFFQVHVLSGNLYSQACKLLKREGVFVTIEPNPLLGLQGVIRKLLGQPRLESLLVKSNQQDLEAIAKLTEQGALRPQVLQKLPLNDIAKAHKLIEEQHSRGKIVLEVNGD, encoded by the coding sequence ATGCAGGCAGTAATCTTTAATCAATACGGTGGTCCAGAAGTCCTGGAGCTAGTGAATCTCCCTCAACCAACGATTGCTGCGAATCAAGTTTTGGTTCGGGTAAAAGCAGTTGGCTTAAACCCAAAAGACGCTGCTCTTCGAGCAGGAATGCTGAAGTTTCTCACAGGCAAACAGTTTCCTCAGCGAACTGGATTTGATTTCTCAGGAGTCATCGTAGCCATCGGCGATCAGGTCAACAACCATCAGGTTGGTGAAGAAGTCTTTGGTTATATCGAAGATTTAGTCGGTGGGGCTGCAGCCGAGTTTTTGGCCGTCAAGCAAGATTGGATTGCGACCAAACCCGCTGGTATCACGCATGCAGAAGCGGCTGCTATGCCTTGTACCTATTTAACAGCTTTACAGGCGTTGCGGGATAAGGCAAAACTCCAACGAGGGCAAAAGATTCTGATTTATGGTGCTTCTGGGGGGGTGGGCACAGCAGCGATTCAGATCGCCAAACATTTGGGAGCCGTTGTCACCGCTGTCAGTAGCTCTAAAAATCAGGCCTATTGCGCTGCCTTAGCCGCAGACAAAACCCTTGCCTATGACCAAGGTGATGTGTTTGAAGAGACCCAAGAAAAGTTCGATGTGTTTTTTCAGGTGCACGTATTGAGTGGCAATCTATACTCTCAAGCTTGCAAACTTTTGAAGCGAGAGGGAGTCTTTGTCACAATTGAACCCAATCCTCTGTTAGGACTTCAAGGGGTGATTCGCAAATTGTTGGGGCAGCCGCGTCTGGAAAGCCTGCTGGTCAAATCTAATCAGCAGGATCTAGAAGCGATCGCCAAGTTAACTGAGCAAGGTGCTTTGCGGCCCCAAGTTCTACAAAAACTGCCCCTGAACGATATTGCGAAAGCTCACAAACTCATTGAGGAGCAACATAGTAGAGGCAAGATCGTGCTGGAAGTTAACGGTGACTAA
- the hemL gene encoding glutamate-1-semialdehyde 2,1-aminomutase, whose product MLATTTSLNTTRSQEIFAAAQKLMPGGVSSPVRAFRSVGGQPIVFDRVAGAYAWDVDGNQYIDYVGSWGPAICGHAHPVVIAALHEAIAKGTSFGAPCELENILAEMVIDAVPSIEMVRFVNSGTEACMAVLRLMRAFTGREKVIKFEGCYHGHADMFLVKAGSGVATLGLPDSPGVPKSVTSNTLTAPYNDLAAVKALFEEHPNQIAGVILEPVVGNAGFIPPAAGFLEGLRQLTQEQGALLVFDEVMTGFRIAYGGAQEKFGVTPDLTTLGKVIGGGLPVGAYGGRREIMSMVAPAGPVYQAGTLSGNPLAMTAGIKTLELLRQPGTYEQLDQMTKRLVEGLLQVAQATGHVACGGQISGMFGFFFNQGPVHSYEDAQKSDLNKFARFHRGMLEQGVYLAPSQFEAGFTSLAHTDADIDRTLEAAQIVLSNL is encoded by the coding sequence ATGTTAGCAACAACGACTAGTTTGAATACAACGCGATCGCAAGAAATCTTTGCCGCAGCCCAAAAACTAATGCCAGGCGGTGTGAGTTCTCCAGTCCGAGCATTTCGCTCTGTCGGGGGTCAGCCGATTGTCTTTGACCGAGTCGCAGGTGCTTATGCTTGGGATGTGGATGGCAACCAGTATATTGATTATGTTGGTTCCTGGGGACCTGCGATCTGTGGTCACGCTCATCCTGTAGTGATAGCTGCTCTGCATGAGGCGATCGCCAAAGGCACCAGTTTCGGGGCTCCTTGTGAGTTGGAAAATATCTTGGCTGAAATGGTAATTGATGCCGTTCCCAGCATTGAGATGGTACGGTTCGTCAACTCTGGTACAGAAGCTTGTATGGCTGTTCTGAGGCTGATGCGAGCCTTTACAGGACGCGAGAAAGTGATCAAGTTTGAGGGCTGCTATCACGGCCACGCGGATATGTTTTTAGTAAAAGCGGGTTCTGGGGTTGCTACCCTCGGTTTACCCGATTCTCCAGGTGTCCCTAAATCGGTTACAAGCAATACGCTTACGGCTCCCTACAACGATTTAGCCGCTGTCAAAGCGCTTTTTGAGGAACATCCCAACCAGATTGCTGGAGTTATTTTAGAACCTGTGGTGGGTAATGCAGGCTTTATTCCCCCTGCGGCTGGATTTCTAGAAGGCTTGCGGCAACTCACTCAGGAGCAGGGAGCACTCCTCGTCTTTGATGAAGTGATGACAGGCTTCCGCATTGCCTATGGTGGTGCCCAAGAGAAATTTGGCGTCACTCCTGATCTCACAACCTTAGGTAAAGTGATCGGAGGTGGCTTACCAGTGGGAGCTTATGGGGGGCGGCGAGAGATTATGTCAATGGTGGCTCCCGCTGGCCCTGTCTATCAAGCAGGAACGCTCTCTGGAAATCCCTTAGCCATGACGGCAGGTATTAAGACCTTGGAACTGTTGCGGCAACCTGGAACCTACGAGCAACTAGATCAAATGACCAAAAGGCTGGTAGAAGGGCTATTGCAAGTGGCACAAGCAACGGGGCATGTGGCTTGTGGGGGGCAAATCAGTGGGATGTTTGGTTTCTTCTTCAATCAAGGTCCTGTACACAGCTATGAGGATGCTCAGAAATCTGACCTCAACAAGTTTGCTCGCTTCCATCGCGGCATGTTGGAACAAGGAGTTTATCTAGCGCCGTCTCAATTTGAGGCAGGCTTCACTTCTCTAGCTCACACTGATGCAGATATTGATCGCACTTTGGAAGCTGCCCAGATTGTTTTGTCTAATTTGTAG
- a CDS encoding heme-binding protein produces MSKSEEPKYTVLQSYGDIEIRQYEPKIVAETVVKAERGKANNDAFGILAGYIFGQNISVTQPQKSEKIAMTAPVMQQAASQAIAMTTPVTQTGDQNTNTWAVQFFMPSTYSMATLPKPKDDRINLKELPGSKVAAIHFSGNAGDKQLREQEAKLRDFLSQQRIEAKGAATYAFYDSPFTLPMLKRNEVMVEIP; encoded by the coding sequence GTGAGTAAAAGCGAAGAACCTAAATACACCGTATTGCAGTCCTACGGTGACATCGAAATTCGGCAATACGAACCTAAAATTGTGGCTGAAACCGTCGTAAAGGCGGAGCGGGGTAAGGCAAATAATGATGCCTTTGGCATTCTAGCGGGTTACATTTTTGGCCAAAACATATCCGTCACCCAACCCCAAAAAAGTGAAAAAATTGCCATGACCGCACCTGTCATGCAGCAAGCCGCAAGTCAAGCGATCGCCATGACCACGCCTGTCACCCAAACAGGAGACCAAAATACGAATACTTGGGCTGTCCAGTTCTTCATGCCCTCCACCTATTCAATGGCAACGCTGCCAAAGCCAAAGGACGATCGCATTAACCTCAAGGAATTACCAGGTAGTAAAGTGGCGGCCATTCATTTCTCTGGTAACGCCGGAGATAAACAGCTGCGAGAACAGGAAGCGAAACTCCGAGACTTTTTGAGCCAGCAAAGGATTGAGGCTAAAGGGGCAGCGACTTATGCCTTCTACGATTCTCCCTTTACCTTGCCGATGTTGAAACGCAATGAAGTCATGGTCGAAATTCCCTGA
- a CDS encoding DevA family ABC transporter ATP-binding protein gives MSPYLEQSRSQNSPATQAFTTKPVISAHQLNHYFGKGDLRKQTLFDINLDIYPGEIVIMTGPSGSGKTTLLTLMGGLRSVQEGSLTILGQEMCGASKRKMMQVRKQIGYIFQAHNLLTFLTARQNVRMSLELHPEYLDQDIDAIATEMLQAVGLGERADYYADSLSGGQKQRVAIARALASRPKLVLADEPTAALDKKSGRDVVEIMQRLAKEQGCTILLVTHDNRILDIADRIIHMEDGRLAVAS, from the coding sequence ATGTCTCCCTATCTAGAGCAATCGCGATCGCAAAACTCTCCTGCGACTCAAGCGTTTACTACCAAGCCTGTGATTTCAGCTCATCAATTGAATCATTATTTTGGTAAAGGTGACCTGCGGAAGCAGACATTGTTTGACATTAATCTCGATATTTATCCTGGCGAAATTGTGATTATGACAGGGCCTTCTGGCTCTGGTAAAACTACTTTACTGACGCTGATGGGTGGTTTGCGCTCGGTTCAGGAAGGTAGCCTCACGATCCTGGGGCAAGAGATGTGCGGGGCTAGCAAGCGAAAAATGATGCAAGTGCGGAAGCAAATTGGTTACATCTTCCAAGCCCATAACTTGCTCACCTTCTTAACGGCAAGACAAAATGTGCGGATGTCTCTAGAACTGCATCCAGAGTATTTAGACCAGGATATCGATGCGATCGCCACAGAGATGTTGCAAGCGGTGGGGTTGGGAGAGCGCGCGGACTACTACGCCGATAGCCTTTCCGGAGGGCAAAAGCAACGAGTGGCGATCGCTCGGGCCTTAGCGAGCCGTCCCAAGCTTGTTCTGGCAGATGAACCCACAGCGGCGCTGGATAAGAAATCGGGTCGAGATGTGGTTGAGATTATGCAGCGCCTAGCCAAGGAGCAGGGCTGCACGATTTTGCTCGTCACCCATGACAACCGCATTCTCGATATTGCCGATCGCATCATTCACATGGAAGATGGACGACTGGCAGTAGCGTCCTAA
- the devC gene encoding ABC transporter permease DevC: MPSKLFRKTPLALLQMGSQKTRLLVAIAGIAFADFLMFFQLGVRDALFDSQVRPYATLKGDLFIVNKLSDNLQSIKSFPRDNLYRVAGMEGVESIRPLYIGQASWRNPDNRASRQIFVYGIDPNRPAFDLLEVEQQLDKLKLLNQVLFDKAGLIPQLGDVTALLKKQNPLPVQANDLEVKVVGLFTLGSSFSAEGNLLMSDSTFLRLFSQRRANDIDLGIIEAKPNVSIEQLQVDLQAIVPDNLLVLTLEQFSAREFAYWNTGSSIGPTFNLGVAIGFLVGAVIVYQILYTDVSDHLPEYATLKAMGYSDLYLIGVILQEALLLAALGFLPGFLLASGFYSFFRSVTFLPIAMKSSRAITVLILTVVMCAGAGAIALRKLRAADPADIF; encoded by the coding sequence ATGCCATCAAAATTATTTCGCAAAACCCCTCTCGCCCTGCTGCAAATGGGCAGCCAAAAAACTCGGCTGCTTGTGGCGATCGCAGGCATTGCTTTTGCCGACTTTCTCATGTTTTTTCAATTGGGGGTGAGAGATGCGTTGTTTGACTCCCAAGTGCGTCCCTACGCCACTCTGAAGGGAGATTTATTTATCGTTAACAAACTCTCTGACAACTTACAATCGATCAAAAGTTTTCCCAGAGACAATCTTTATCGCGTCGCTGGAATGGAGGGAGTTGAGTCTATCCGCCCTCTGTACATTGGTCAGGCGAGTTGGCGTAATCCGGATAACCGAGCCAGTCGGCAAATTTTTGTTTACGGCATCGACCCCAATCGACCTGCCTTTGACCTACTGGAAGTGGAGCAACAGTTAGACAAACTCAAACTACTCAACCAAGTTCTATTTGATAAAGCGGGTCTGATTCCACAACTGGGAGATGTAACGGCCCTGCTCAAAAAGCAGAATCCCCTGCCTGTTCAGGCGAATGATTTAGAAGTCAAAGTGGTTGGCTTATTTACGCTGGGATCTTCTTTTTCCGCAGAAGGGAATCTCCTGATGAGTGACTCTACCTTTTTGCGGCTCTTTTCCCAGCGGCGAGCCAATGACATCGACCTAGGCATTATTGAGGCCAAGCCCAACGTTTCTATTGAACAACTTCAGGTAGATTTGCAAGCGATCGTACCCGATAACTTGCTGGTACTCACCTTGGAACAGTTCTCGGCTCGCGAATTTGCCTATTGGAACACAGGCTCCTCGATCGGTCCTACTTTTAATCTCGGAGTAGCCATTGGGTTCCTAGTAGGAGCTGTGATCGTCTACCAAATTCTTTATACCGATGTCTCCGACCACTTACCAGAATACGCCACCCTCAAAGCAATGGGTTATAGCGATCTGTATTTGATTGGAGTGATTTTACAAGAAGCCCTACTCCTCGCTGCTCTAGGCTTTTTACCAGGGTTTCTGCTAGCCAGCGGCTTCTATTCCTTCTTTAGATCCGTCACATTTTTACCAATTGCTATGAAATCAAGCCGAGCCATTACAGTTTTAATTCTCACGGTTGTTATGTGCGCTGGAGCAGGCGCGATCGCCCTTCGCAAGCTCAGAGCCGCCGATCCAGCAGATATCTTTTAG
- a CDS encoding HlyD family efflux transporter periplasmic adaptor subunit — protein MNFQTLSKPANRGTLALIIAATAASGAIAFMGISQVQRPSQPTVVAETQAAPKVQRVTALGRIEPATEVIKVSVPATFSNDRVAELRVQRGDRVEAGQVIAVMDSQARLQNVLLESQAQVKIAQAELAKVKAGAKSGEIAAQEAEIARLEEQLEGELATQQATIARWQAEVETANADYNRYLPLYREGAIAATELDRRRLALETAQAQLNEVKAKQSQSANTIREQIRQAKANLNRIAEVRPVDVQAAQAQVDKAIAAVRRAESDLAEASIKAPISGRILDIAAKPGEVVDSAGIAQLGQTDEMQVVAEVYQTDIGQVRQGQPVVITGESFEGELQGKVNSVGLQVTQQEVTSGSPGENLDRKVVEVRIQIDPEDSQRVANLTNLQVQVAIQTDSSLTSRQ, from the coding sequence ATGAACTTCCAAACCCTATCCAAGCCTGCAAATCGAGGCACCTTAGCGCTGATTATTGCTGCCACTGCTGCCTCAGGCGCGATCGCCTTCATGGGCATCTCTCAAGTCCAGCGTCCCAGCCAACCCACTGTGGTCGCAGAAACCCAAGCTGCGCCAAAAGTCCAGCGAGTGACGGCTCTAGGACGGATTGAGCCTGCGACCGAGGTGATTAAAGTTTCTGTCCCTGCCACATTTAGTAATGACCGAGTGGCAGAACTGCGAGTGCAGCGGGGCGATCGGGTGGAGGCAGGCCAAGTCATTGCAGTTATGGATTCCCAGGCGCGATTGCAAAACGTGCTCTTGGAATCCCAAGCCCAGGTGAAAATCGCTCAGGCTGAATTGGCCAAGGTGAAAGCAGGGGCCAAGTCTGGGGAGATTGCTGCCCAGGAAGCCGAGATCGCTCGTCTCGAAGAGCAATTGGAAGGGGAGCTTGCCACGCAACAAGCGACAATCGCGCGGTGGCAGGCAGAAGTTGAAACGGCTAATGCCGACTACAACCGCTATCTGCCCCTCTACCGAGAAGGGGCGATCGCGGCAACAGAACTGGATCGGCGACGATTGGCTTTAGAAACCGCCCAAGCCCAGCTCAATGAGGTGAAGGCCAAGCAAAGCCAAAGTGCCAACACCATCCGCGAGCAAATCAGACAAGCGAAGGCTAACTTAAATCGGATTGCGGAAGTACGTCCTGTGGATGTGCAGGCAGCCCAAGCTCAGGTAGACAAAGCGATCGCCGCCGTTAGAAGGGCAGAATCAGATTTAGCTGAAGCCTCAATTAAGGCTCCGATCTCTGGTCGCATTCTCGACATTGCTGCCAAACCCGGAGAAGTGGTGGACAGTGCAGGTATTGCTCAACTGGGCCAAACCGACGAGATGCAGGTAGTAGCAGAGGTGTACCAGACCGATATTGGGCAAGTGCGCCAAGGCCAACCTGTCGTGATTACTGGTGAATCCTTTGAGGGGGAACTCCAGGGGAAAGTCAACTCGGTCGGGCTACAGGTAACTCAGCAAGAGGTGACGAGTGGTAGCCCAGGAGAAAATCTCGATCGCAAAGTGGTGGAAGTGAGAATTCAGATTGATCCAGAGGATAGTCAACGAGTGGCAAACTTAACCAACTTGCAAGTTCAAGTCGCCATTCAAACCGATTCCTCCCTCACCAGTCGTCAGTAG
- the hemF gene encoding oxygen-dependent coproporphyrinogen oxidase, with amino-acid sequence MPISTPQITQSTSLPPIDAKERVSQFMRQLQDEICQSLQAIDGVGSFQEDSWERPAGGGGRSRVLREGAVFEQGGVNFSEVWGSHLPLSILAQRPEAAGHGFYATGTSMVLHPHNPYIPTVHLNYRYFEAGPVWWFGGGADLTPYYPFAEDAAHFHTTLKQACDTHHPDYYFVFKPWCDEYFYLPHRQETRGVGGIFFDYQDGQGKLYRGADLEGVAATRSNQIGALPPRSWEEIFALVRNCGQAFIPAYAPIVERRQAMEYGDRQRNFQLYHRGRYVEFNLVYDRGTIFGLQTNGRTESILMSLPPLVRWEYGYQPEPNTPEAELYETFLQPHDWANWTLPQNH; translated from the coding sequence ATGCCGATTTCTACGCCTCAAATCACTCAATCTACCTCTCTACCACCTATAGATGCCAAGGAGAGAGTGAGTCAGTTTATGCGGCAGTTGCAGGACGAAATCTGCCAGAGCTTACAAGCAATAGATGGTGTCGGCAGTTTCCAAGAGGATAGCTGGGAGCGCCCCGCAGGCGGCGGTGGGCGATCGCGGGTATTGCGTGAAGGAGCTGTGTTTGAGCAAGGTGGGGTGAACTTTTCTGAGGTTTGGGGTTCTCATCTCCCTCTTTCCATTTTGGCGCAACGCCCTGAAGCAGCTGGACATGGCTTCTATGCCACTGGGACTTCAATGGTGTTGCATCCTCACAATCCTTATATCCCCACAGTCCATCTGAATTACCGTTACTTTGAGGCAGGTCCGGTTTGGTGGTTTGGTGGGGGTGCCGACTTAACCCCTTACTATCCTTTTGCTGAGGATGCAGCCCATTTCCATACCACACTGAAGCAAGCTTGCGATACTCACCATCCTGATTACTATTTCGTCTTCAAGCCCTGGTGCGATGAATATTTCTATCTTCCTCATCGTCAAGAAACCAGAGGTGTAGGTGGGATCTTTTTTGATTATCAAGATGGACAAGGAAAACTTTACCGAGGTGCCGATTTAGAAGGGGTGGCAGCGACCCGCAGTAACCAGATTGGCGCTCTACCTCCCCGCAGTTGGGAAGAAATTTTTGCTCTAGTTCGCAATTGTGGACAAGCCTTTATCCCTGCCTATGCCCCGATTGTAGAACGGCGACAGGCAATGGAATATGGCGATCGCCAGCGGAATTTTCAGCTCTATCATCGCGGTCGTTATGTAGAGTTTAACTTGGTTTATGATCGAGGCACGATTTTCGGCCTGCAAACCAACGGTCGCACCGAGTCAATTTTGATGTCGTTGCCACCGTTGGTGCGTTGGGAATATGGCTATCAACCAGAACCCAACACCCCCGAAGCGGAATTGTACGAAACGTTTTTGCAGCCTCACGATTGGGCGAACTGGACACTTCCACAGAACCATTAA
- the hemB gene encoding porphobilinogen synthase produces MFPTHRPRRLRSNPQLRQMVCENILTTQDLIYPLFAVPGTSVAKEVVSMPGVYQLSVDKIVEEAKEVYDLGIPAIILFGIPEDKDAEATGAWHDCGIVQRAAAAVKQAVPNLLVIADTCLCEYTSHGHCGYLEVGDLTGRVLNDPTLDLLKKTAVAQANAGVDIIAPSGMMDGFVQAIRTALDESGFADIPILSYAAKYASAYYGPFRDAAESTPQFGDRRTYQMDPGNAREALKEIELDIAEGADMLMVKPALAYMDIIWRVKEATNLPVAAYNVSGEYSMIKAAALNGWVDEQRVVMETLTSFKRAGADLILTYHAKDAARWLAKSHC; encoded by the coding sequence ATGTTTCCAACTCATCGTCCTCGTCGGCTTCGCAGCAATCCGCAACTCCGGCAGATGGTATGCGAAAACATTTTAACGACTCAAGACCTGATCTATCCGCTCTTTGCGGTTCCGGGTACCAGCGTTGCCAAAGAAGTGGTATCGATGCCTGGAGTCTATCAGCTATCCGTAGACAAAATTGTCGAAGAAGCCAAGGAAGTTTACGACCTGGGGATTCCAGCCATCATCTTGTTTGGCATCCCTGAAGATAAAGATGCAGAAGCCACGGGAGCTTGGCACGATTGCGGTATTGTGCAAAGAGCTGCGGCTGCGGTCAAACAAGCGGTTCCCAACCTGCTTGTGATTGCTGATACTTGCTTGTGTGAATACACCAGCCACGGCCACTGCGGCTATTTAGAAGTGGGTGACTTAACGGGAAGAGTGTTAAATGACCCCACCTTAGATCTCCTAAAGAAAACGGCTGTGGCTCAAGCCAATGCAGGGGTAGATATCATTGCACCCTCTGGAATGATGGATGGGTTTGTCCAGGCGATTCGAACTGCCTTAGATGAATCAGGCTTTGCAGACATCCCCATTCTCTCCTACGCCGCTAAGTATGCCTCCGCTTACTATGGGCCATTCCGTGACGCTGCCGAATCAACGCCGCAATTTGGTGATCGCCGCACCTACCAGATGGACCCTGGCAACGCCCGTGAAGCCCTGAAGGAAATTGAGTTGGACATCGCGGAAGGGGCAGACATGCTGATGGTAAAGCCTGCTCTGGCTTACATGGATATCATCTGGCGCGTCAAGGAAGCAACGAATTTACCTGTGGCTGCCTACAATGTCTCTGGCGAGTACTCCATGATTAAAGCCGCCGCCCTCAACGGTTGGGTAGATGAACAGCGTGTGGTAATGGAGACTTTGACCAGCTTTAAGCGGGCGGGTGCTGACCTGATTCTCACCTATCATGCGAAAGATGCAGCTCGTTGGTTAGCGAAAAGCCACTGCTAA
- the hemC gene encoding hydroxymethylbilane synthase → MTQLNSAASTAINSTRTIRIGSRKSQLALVQTYWVREQLQQRFPDITFEVHTMSTQGDNILDVALAKIGDKGLFTKELELGMLNREIDFAVHSLKDLPTNLPEGLTLAAVTERENPADALVVQEKYKGCQIDTLPAGAVIGTSSLRRLAQLRHLFPQYTFKDVRGNLNTRLAKLDAGEYDALILAAAGLQRLDMSDRIHQILPTEVSLYAVGQGALGIECRADDIEVISLLKVIEHIPTRDRALAERAFLRELEGGCQVPIGVHTQLDGETLALTGLVASVDGQQVLKDTVIGSTNDAEEIGIQLAQQLRQQGAQAILDQIFVTAERH, encoded by the coding sequence ATGACACAACTAAATTCCGCTGCCTCGACTGCTATCAATTCAACTCGCACGATCCGCATTGGTTCTCGGAAAAGCCAACTTGCCTTGGTGCAAACCTACTGGGTGCGCGAACAGTTGCAGCAACGCTTCCCTGACATCACCTTTGAAGTCCACACCATGTCTACCCAAGGCGACAATATTTTGGATGTGGCCCTGGCTAAGATTGGGGATAAGGGACTGTTCACCAAAGAGCTAGAACTCGGCATGCTGAACCGAGAAATTGACTTTGCAGTGCATTCACTGAAGGATTTGCCTACCAACCTGCCTGAAGGATTAACCCTGGCTGCGGTGACAGAGCGAGAAAACCCAGCCGATGCTTTGGTAGTGCAGGAAAAATATAAGGGTTGTCAAATTGATACGCTACCTGCTGGCGCTGTTATTGGCACTTCTTCGCTGCGACGACTGGCTCAATTGCGGCATCTGTTTCCCCAATACACCTTTAAGGATGTGCGCGGTAACTTGAACACCCGCCTTGCCAAACTGGATGCAGGCGAATATGATGCTCTGATTTTAGCGGCGGCTGGCTTGCAGCGCTTAGACATGAGCGATCGCATTCACCAAATCCTCCCCACTGAAGTTTCCCTCTATGCGGTTGGTCAGGGTGCATTGGGCATCGAATGTCGCGCTGATGATATAGAAGTTATATCTCTCCTGAAAGTGATCGAACATATCCCCACCCGCGATCGCGCCTTGGCTGAGCGGGCGTTCCTGCGCGAGCTAGAGGGTGGTTGCCAAGTGCCGATTGGGGTGCATACCCAACTTGATGGCGAAACATTGGCCTTAACTGGTTTGGTTGCCAGTGTGGATGGGCAACAAGTCCTCAAAGATACAGTAATTGGCTCGACCAACGACGCAGAAGAAATTGGTATTCAACTGGCCCAACAGCTACGACAACAAGGCGCACAAGCAATCCTCGATCAAATTTTTGTCACCGCAGAACGGCACTAA